The genomic interval ACGATAATTAAAAAGACAAAGGGTAATTAAGGAAACAAAATGTCATTATTAATTTGGAATTTAGTAATTCAAAGATGATCATCGCCGCGCATCAACCAAACTACCTGCCCTGGGCGGGCTATTTTTATAAAATGGTCCGCTGCGATGTGTTTGTCTTTATGGACAGCGTTCAGTATTCCCGCACCTCGTACACCGCCCGGTGCTCCATCAAACAAAACGATGGCAACGCCAGCTGGCTCTCGGTGCCGGTTCTAAAAAAGGGCCGCTACTTCCAAAACGTCAGCGAAGTAATCATTGACAACCAAAGGCCCTGGCAGGCCGAGCATCTGAAGACCTTGGAATCGTGCTATTCCCGGACGCCGCATTTCAAAGAATATTCCTGGCTGCTGGATCTGGCTTACGGACAAAAATGGGAAAACCTGTCGCAGTTGAACCGGACGGTAATAATGAGACTGGCTGAGCATCTGGGAATAAAAACGAAGTTCGTAGACCTTTCAACACTTGATGTCAAAGGCAGCTCTACGGAAATGCTGGTGTCACTATGCCGGAGCCTTAATGCGGACGAGTATCTCTCCGGCACAGGGGGACAGAAGTATCTGGACCAGGAACAGTTTCGGCAGGCCGGGATAAGCCTCAAGTATACAAAATACCAGCCCCAACCCTATCCTCAGCCCTGGGGAGAATTCGCGCCCGGGCTTTCGATGATAGATATGCTTTTCAACTGCGGGCCGGAAGAAACCCAAAAAATAATCATCCATTGAACCTG from candidate division TA06 bacterium carries:
- a CDS encoding WbqC family protein, which translates into the protein MIIAAHQPNYLPWAGYFYKMVRCDVFVFMDSVQYSRTSYTARCSIKQNDGNASWLSVPVLKKGRYFQNVSEVIIDNQRPWQAEHLKTLESCYSRTPHFKEYSWLLDLAYGQKWENLSQLNRTVIMRLAEHLGIKTKFVDLSTLDVKGSSTEMLVSLCRSLNADEYLSGTGGQKYLDQEQFRQAGISLKYTKYQPQPYPQPWGEFAPGLSMIDMLFNCGPEETQKIIIH